The genomic interval TTCTTCAAAAGCCATTTCCACGCCAATGGCGGCGCATCTTGCGCCAGCGAGTACGCCTTTATCAAATTCTGCCACCACCTTTGCAAAGACGACTGGAACACTTCATTCAGCTTTTTATCCACGACAAAAAGTTCTATGGTGCAGCTGGCTTAGTCATCACCGATGCCATTCGTGTGACCATCGCAGCGGAGGCTTGCGTATTGATTCTTGGGCGAACCATCGACGAGTATGCAAAACTCCGCTCGATAGTAGTTTATCCCAGCAGTTTTCTTGCCGATGAACAAAACCAAGTCATTCGCCTAGGCGAAAGCTGGCACAACGGGCGCGTGATCATTGCTTGGGATGAGGTGGCGAACCATAGTCTCTATTTGCCACCTGGTCACAATGTCACAATCCACGAATTTGCCCATCAATTGGACAGCCAGGATGGTTATTCGGATGGCATCCCCAATATTCCAGCTTCGGCGATCCATATCTGGAGCCAGGCCTTCTCTCATGCCCTAGCTGGTTTGAGGCAACAACTCCAGGCTGCCCAGCCGACGTGGTTAAATCCTTACGCAGCCACTAATGCCGCCGAATTTTTTGCCGTCTGCAGTGAAGCATTCTTCACCGATCCATATGCCTTTGAAAAGCATTATCCTGACTTGTTTCAGCTTTTGCGTTCATTTTATCGGCTGGATCCAAGAGAATGGTTCACATCACGCGCATCACAAGATGCGGAAAAAAAACAAGTAAGGTAAAGGGACAATTCCCAGGCGTCGAGACTGGCAATCAACTGGATCAAAAACGCCCGGACTGACCGGGCGTTTTTTTGTTCGAGCCAGTTTATAGCACAGTGATATTTTCTGCCTGCAAACCTTTAGGGCCCTGAGCCACCGTAAATTCGACACGCTGGCCTTCTGCAAGGGTGCGGAATCCGCCGCCACTGATGTTGCTGAAATGCGCAAAAACATCCGGGCCATTCTCTTGCTCGATAAATCCGAAACCTTTTGCTTCATTAAACCACTTTACTGATCCGATAGTCTTGTTTGACATAATTTTTACCTTAACTATTTATTAAAATTGAACTCGGCATGCGCCGATACTCATACTGCTTATTTTGGTGCAGGATATCTAATCAACCGAGGAGACTGGCAAGTACTACCGGAAGGATAACGCGACAACCGCTAAGCCAGGTCAGTATGACGCATTCTCAATATAAGTCAAACGTTTTCTTGAACTAAATTTTTTTATCGACTGCGACGCCACGACTGTACAACGCACCCGCCATACCGAGTGACAACATTGAGGAAGATTGAAATGAATCGTCCCTGTCTTGTAACATGAACGGAATCCGGAACAGGATCACATATATGCTGCGTTCTGACTATAAGCCGAAAAATGACTTTTCACCCCAGGCGGCGGCCTCCGTGGGTCGTCGTCCACTTGTGATGGTAACCCTACTGGCCTTAATTGGCCTATCGATTATTTTCTCAGCGATTTTATTTCGCCCGGCCAAATCTCACACACTTGCGGACAATGACAAAATTGAGACACCAACCACTGCGCCCATGGTACGAAAAACACTGGCACTTGAGCTGCCTGAAGAACAGTCGTCAGTGGGCGAAGAAGCTTTTGGCAACCGGCGGACCGTTGAGGTTATCATCAAACCGGGCGACACTTTGGCTGACGTATTCAAGGCAAACGGCATACCGGCCGCCACGTTGCAACGCATAATACGCTCAGGCAAAGTCGGTAAAAGCCTCGCCACCATTTATCCAGGCCAAAAACTCATTCTGGTCTTCTCTGGCAACGGCCGCTTACTGTCATTACAGACCTGGCAAACACCCGTCAAGCGTTTGGACATCGATCTATCCGGCCCTGAAGTTCGCGCCCAACATGTGGAAAAAGTCATCCAAACCGAAACGGCGTTCGCGGCTGGTGTTATCGAAAACTCCTTTTATTTGGCTGGCAAGAAAGCTGGACTGACCGATGCATTGATTATGGAAATGGCGGGCATCTTTGGCTGGGACATCGATTTTGTGCTGGACATTCGTAAAGGCGACCGATTTCAAGTGGTCTATGAAAAACGCTACGTCGATGGACAGTTTTTCGAAAATGGTCCTATTCTCGCCGCAGAGTTCGTCAATCAAGGCCAAGTGTATCGTGCCGTTCGTTATGTGGACAGCCAAGGCAACGCGGCCTACTACACGCCTGAGGGCTTGAATATGCGCAAAACCTTTTTGCGTGCCCCACTGAATTTCATGTATATCAGTTCGGGCTTCAAACCACGACGATTCCATCCGATTCTCAAACGAGTTCGGCCGCACCGTGGCATTGACTACCGAGCGCCAAAAGGCACACCGGTATGGGCCGCTGGCGATGGCCGTGTTGTCAAAGCAGGGTACAACAAATACAACGGCAATTATGTCTTTATCAAACATGGCGAGCGATACATGACGAAGTATCTCCATTTCTCAAAGCTCGCCGTGAAGACCGGTCAATATGTCAAACAAGGCCAAGTGATTGGCTATGTCGGCGCAACAGGGCTGGCCGAAGCGCCACATTTGCATTATGAATTTCTTGTCGACGGTGTGCACAGAAACCCACGCACAGTCAAATTACCGCAAGCCAAACCGATCAACCCCAAAGAAAAAGCACGGTTTTTGAAGCAGACCCAACCGCTTATCGCCCAGCTTGAGCTGCAATCACGATTGCAGTGGGCCCACCAGCCATGACCTCCACGCACGACGACCGTCTTTTTATCGGTCTCATGTCGGGCACAAGCTTGGATGGCGTCGATGCGGCGCTCGTCCGCTTTACCCCGCACAAGCGCGTCCTGGCGACCAATTACCGACCGTTTTCTGAGCATGAACGCGCACAATTGCGCCAACTCCTCAAGGGTGCTTATCTGCCGGTGCAATGGGTGGAAGCTGGCCGTTTGATCGCGCGTCGATACACTGAGGCGTGTCTGCCGCT from Gammaproteobacteria bacterium carries:
- a CDS encoding zinc-dependent peptidase gives rise to the protein MQQWIIGTIVAVIGIGLVLWLFFWPSWRARRILQKPFPRQWRRILRQRVRLYQILPPPLQRRLEHFIQLFIHDKKFYGAAGLVITDAIRVTIAAEACVLILGRTIDEYAKLRSIVVYPSSFLADEQNQVIRLGESWHNGRVIIAWDEVANHSLYLPPGHNVTIHEFAHQLDSQDGYSDGIPNIPASAIHIWSQAFSHALAGLRQQLQAAQPTWLNPYAATNAAEFFAVCSEAFFTDPYAFEKHYPDLFQLLRSFYRLDPREWFTSRASQDAEKKQVR
- a CDS encoding cold-shock protein; its protein translation is MSNKTIGSVKWFNEAKGFGFIEQENGPDVFAHFSNISGGGFRTLAEGQRVEFTVAQGPKGLQAENITVL
- a CDS encoding peptidase M23; translation: MLRSDYKPKNDFSPQAAASVGRRPLVMVTLLALIGLSIIFSAILFRPAKSHTLADNDKIETPTTAPMVRKTLALELPEEQSSVGEEAFGNRRTVEVIIKPGDTLADVFKANGIPAATLQRIIRSGKVGKSLATIYPGQKLILVFSGNGRLLSLQTWQTPVKRLDIDLSGPEVRAQHVEKVIQTETAFAAGVIENSFYLAGKKAGLTDALIMEMAGIFGWDIDFVLDIRKGDRFQVVYEKRYVDGQFFENGPILAAEFVNQGQVYRAVRYVDSQGNAAYYTPEGLNMRKTFLRAPLNFMYISSGFKPRRFHPILKRVRPHRGIDYRAPKGTPVWAAGDGRVVKAGYNKYNGNYVFIKHGERYMTKYLHFSKLAVKTGQYVKQGQVIGYVGATGLAEAPHLHYEFLVDGVHRNPRTVKLPQAKPINPKEKARFLKQTQPLIAQLELQSRLQWAHQP